GGAGAAGTCCCCATCAATTTCTTAAAGCGTCGCGAAAAATAGTAGGGATCTTCATACCCACAACTAAAGGCCGTCTCAGCAACGGTCGCATCCGTACGGCTCAGGATCTGTCGAGCCCTCTCCATCTGCTGCCGTTCCCAATAGCAACGAGGGAATATGCCGGTTTCTGCTTTAAATAAATGCACCAAACGTGAAGTCGAGATCCCGGCACGTTCCGCAAGCACTTCAATCGAAAAGGTTTCCTCTGTATGAGCCGCCATGTCTTCCATCGCAGCTAGGACGCGAGCATCCACCTGAGCCCATCCTCCGTCCAATCTCGCCTCCTCCGCCCATAGCAGTGCTTCTTCAAAAGCGTTTCTCGCGAAATCTAGGGTTCGCTCCAACGGCTTGCGAAGCAGACGGGCGGTCCGTCTCATGGCCGCTAAAAAGCGTTTCTCGATCTCCTTAGAATGAAAGTCCAATGCATGCGTTTTGAGTCCAACCGTCGGCCATCGACTTAGCCATGGAATCCATTCGGGGCGCGGAAGAAAATGGGCCCAAATCAAATTCCAGTGGTCGCCTCGCATGTCCGTCCGATAATCCTGGACCGCCCCTGCTGCAAAAAGCACCACTCGACCTGGGGGAAGTTCGTGCCGGTGTTCACCAATCCAGAACTCGCCTGCACCGGAAATCGTGGTAATCAACAACCAATCCCCGCTCCCCTGAGGCCGAAACGTTCGGTAGCCGCTCCTGCGATGAAATTCGTCGGCGAACAGCATCGTAGGATCATGAGGATGCGAGTCGGACCTAAACATAGCAGAATAATCCATCAATCAAAGAGAAGATTCCATCCTATTTTGAGACCGAATTCCATATGCTAATACCCGATACAACGATAGCTCCTCTCAAAACCAATCATGGAGCCCAACGCAGAAACTCCCTTACGACCATGACAAAGATCCAAGCAAATCCAGATAAGGCCAAACAGAACCGCCTCGTTACGCCTGAGCAAGTCGAACAATTCCACCGCGACGGCTGGTGCGTGGTCGACTCCCTCTTTTCGACCGGAGAGATCGACACCATCGAGCACTTTTTCGAAGACTTCAAAAACAATGGACTCGCCGCCTACGATAGCGGTGACAAGTTTGAAGACATTGATCCGAAAAAACGCCAACTCCGCGCCATGCACCCGCATCGCTATAGTGAAAAGGCGAAGGCTTGGGGACTACATCCCAAGGTGATCGAGGTGCTCAAGGTTCTCTTTGGGAAGCCCCCGCTCATGGCCCAGACCATGTACTACTTCAAACCACCGGGTGCTCGGGGCCAAGGGATGCACCAAGATAACTTCTATCTTTTGGCCGCACCCTCCACCTGTATTGCCGCCTGGACGGCGATCGACGAAGCCAATGTCGATAACGGCTGCCTATGGGGCGTGCCGGAGTCACACTCACGGGAGATTATTTGCCCCAAGGGCATTCCGGACACCTCTTGGATGAACTACGGAGATTCCCACGTCAGGCCTTTCCCGCGGAGCGCGAAACCCATTCCGATTCCCGCCCCCCGAGGTTCTACGATGTTCTTCAACGGACAGTTCATCCATGGCTCCAGCCGGAATCGCACGAAGGATCGTTCGCGCCGCAGTTTTA
This genomic stretch from Puniceicoccus vermicola harbors:
- a CDS encoding helix-turn-helix domain-containing protein, with product MFRSDSHPHDPTMLFADEFHRRSGYRTFRPQGSGDWLLITTISGAGEFWIGEHRHELPPGRVVLFAAGAVQDYRTDMRGDHWNLIWAHFLPRPEWIPWLSRWPTVGLKTHALDFHSKEIEKRFLAAMRRTARLLRKPLERTLDFARNAFEEALLWAEEARLDGGWAQVDARVLAAMEDMAAHTEETFSIEVLAERAGISTSRLVHLFKAETGIFPRCYWERQQMERARQILSRTDATVAETAFSCGYEDPYYFSRRFKKLMGTSPVEWKRLRRGFDISRE
- a CDS encoding phytanoyl-CoA dioxygenase family protein, coding for MTKIQANPDKAKQNRLVTPEQVEQFHRDGWCVVDSLFSTGEIDTIEHFFEDFKNNGLAAYDSGDKFEDIDPKKRQLRAMHPHRYSEKAKAWGLHPKVIEVLKVLFGKPPLMAQTMYYFKPPGARGQGMHQDNFYLLAAPSTCIAAWTAIDEANVDNGCLWGVPESHSREIICPKGIPDTSWMNYGDSHVRPFPRSAKPIPIPAPRGSTMFFNGQFIHGSSRNRTKDRSRRSFIGHYVDANTESLSVHYHPIHDENGNVMSRIAKTEGGGPCGDGVGGGIH